The segment ATAAGATCGGGTTGTTGGGGCTGATGTAAACGAACAGCACAATCTGCCTCACGCATCGTCAAATCAAGTTCTTTATCATCAAACAAGAGTTGAACCTGTATATCGGGATACAGACTGAGAAATTCTGGCATACGATCTACAAGCCATCCCGCCCCCATTCCAAAGGTGGATGTAATACGTAAACTCCCTGTTGGCTTTTCACAACTTTCGCTTAATTGTGAGCGTGCACTCTCAAGCTTCATTAAAACATCATGGGTTGTACGATAAAGAATTTCCCCCTGTTCTGTTAAAATTAACCCACGTGCATGACGTTGAAACAAGGAGACACCAACCTCTTGCTCTAGAGCCGAAACCTGCCGTGAAATTGCTGATTGTGATAAATGAAGCTTTTGCGCCGCATGAGTAAAAGAACCTGCTTCCGCGGCAGCATGAAAAACCCTCAATTTATCCCAATCCAACGGTGATGTCACAATTTAACCTCTTATTTTAAATCAATTTTCATGCTTGTAGATCTAAGAAACGTTCTGCCTCCAATGCTGCCATACATCCTCTTCCCGCCGCTGTTATAGCTTGGCGAAAGACTTCGTCTGTTACATCACCTGCAGCAAAAACCCCAGCAATGCTTGTTGCTGTTGAATCTGGTACTGTCCATAAGTATCCACCACGTTTTTGTTTCAATTGTCCTTCAAATAAAGAAACAGCCGGATCATGCCCAATAGCAATAAATATTCCCTCCGCATTCACCTTCATTTCTTGACCGGTTTTCACATTTTTAAGGCGAGCACCCGTGACAACGGCTCCTCTTGAATCCTGCGCTGGCAAACCAACAATTTCCTCTACAACATGATCCCAAAGAACACGAACATTATCACAAGCAAGCAATCTATCTTGCAAAATTTTCTCTGCTCGGAAATAATTGCGCCGATGAACCACGCTTACACTCTTCACCAGATGCGATAAATAAAGGGCTTCTTCAATAGCTGTATTTCCTCCTCCCACAACAATGACATCCTTACCACGATAAAAAAAACCATCGCATGTAGCACAAGCAGACACACCACCACCCATAAAAGTCTGTTCGCTTTCCAAACCAAGCCATCGTGCCTTCGCTCCCGTTGCAATAATGAGCGCATCACAACAATATTGTGTCCCAGAATCCCCATATAAAATAAAGGGGTATTTTAATAAATCAGCCTTTGTGATGCTATCATAGACAATTTCTGTTCCCATATTTTCGGCTTGTTTTGCCATTTGTTCCATCAACCATGGCCCTTGAATTGGATCGGCAAAACCTGGATAATTTTCAACATCCGTTGTAATCGTCAACTGTCCGCCCTGTTGTAAACCAGTAACGACAACCGGTTTAAGCATTGCTCTTGCTGCATAAATCGCTGCCGTATAACCAGCTGGACCTGAACCAAGTATGAGCAGACGAATATGCGATTGTGCCATAGCATCCCCTTCACTTTTTTTAAATATTCTATAAATTATAACGAAATACAGCCTTTTAAAAAAACATTTTTCAATAGCCTAAATTATAGTATATACATACTTTTTTCAGGTTTGGTGAAAAGTTCAATTGTCAATTCATCGAGGCATGCTTAATGTAGAAATCAATCTTTACCCTATAAAAAGAAAAACGTAAATTCTTATAAGCATAAAATCATAACAACAATATAGATACAAAAATAGAGAACGGCCATTTTTCAATTTATTATCAACATCTGTGCGCGTTTTGCGTTGATCATGGGAGCAGCAATGCTTCTGCCAATTCTTGTGGATTTGCACGATAGAAACCATAATTGGGTAAGCTTTCTCTACTCTTGTGCTATAATCACCATATTAGCGACACTGATTCTGTTAGCGACCAAAGGTGCTACGTGTCGTTTTTCAGCAAGGTTAGGGTTTATGCTCACTGTTTGTCTTTGGCTAACAGGAAGTGTTGTTGGTGCTTTACCTCTTTATCTCTCTCCTCTTCCAATTTCTCTCGCAGGAGCAATCTTTGAATCTGTTTCTGGCATTACAACCACGGGTTCTACAGTGCTTACAGGTCTTGACAATTTCCCGCGAAGTATTTTGCTATGGCGCTCACTTATATGTTGGATTGGCGGTATTGGTTTTATCGGTTTAGCTTTATTGCTTTTACCCTCACTGCGTGTTGGAGGCGTACGACTTTTTCATATGGAATCATCAGATAAATCTGAAAAAATATTGCCTCGCATCAACCAAATTGCCAATGGAATTATCATAGCTTATATTGGATTAACATTGGCATGTATACTCTCCTATTTTGCCGCAGGCATGAGTTTATTTGATGCTATAAACCATGCAATGAGTACGGTAGCAACAGCGGGCTTCTCAACCCACGATGCTTCTTTTGGATATTTTTCTGATAAACCCGCTATTTTAATTGTTTCAACAATCTTTATGTTACTCTCTGCCTTGCCTTTCGTACTTTATGTTAAACTCGTGCTCCCTGGCCACTCCAAACGCTTTATTGATCCACAAGTAATTGTTTTTCTCAATATTGTTTTCCTCTTTAGCCTTGCTTTAGCAACATGGTTACATTTTCATGACCATCGCGCCTTCTACTGGATTTTCCTTGATGTTATTTTCCACCTCACATCTATTATAAGCACCACTGGATATAGCGCTGAAGATTATCAGCTTTGGGGATCTTTTGCCCTTGGGATTTTTTTCATTATCTCTTTTACAGGGGGATGTGCAGGCTCGACCTCTGGCGGTATGAAAATCAATCGTTTAATTATCCTCTGGCGCCTTACACAAGCAAATATAGAAAAGCTTATTGCCCCCAATATTGTTGTAAAAGCCCATTATGACAACGCAAATATATCAAGCGACGTTGCCAAAGCAGTTTTATTTTTTGTTTCTCTTTATATGTTCTGTCTTGTTATCGGCACAGCATTTCTCCTCACAACCGGTCTTGATTTTACATCTGCATTTACCGGTGTCTTAACGGCTCTCTCAAACGTTGGCCCAGGCTTTGGAGACATTATTGGTCCTGCTGGTAATTTCTCTACCATTAACGATAATGCCCTATGGATTTTGAGTTTTCTCATGCTAGCCGGACGTCTTGAAATTATAACTATATTCGTGCTTTTTATCCCCGCTTTTTGGCGTGAACAATTTTAATGTACAGCGTTTAATTTTGGAATGATCAGACATTCATAAGATAAAGAGTGTACATTATAAGCCCTAATTCTCATTCTGCTTATTGAGAAACCTATAAAAAGCTTCAAGCACTTAAATCATACCGTCATAGAAATTTGACACGAAATAGGAATTTCGCACCCTCCTTTTTAGCACACAAACCCTTGGAAACGGCTGTCATGGACCAAAATGATAAAGCGCAGGCAAAAACCCTCCATATCAGATAAACTGTTATAACATTCTTCTTTATGAAGATTCTTTATCAAAAAGGATAATAGATTGAATATAACCTCTTAAATGGTTTCTCATTGAAAATGCAATGTTTGCTCATAAAAATATTTTTTTATTATAAGACATCTCTCATAAATTTTGATTATTAAAAATGCACAACAACTTACCCAACTAGAGCAATACAAACAGCTTCGATAGTACAGCCATCATAGTAAAGAATAGTACACTCTATTCTTAAAAGTGTATGAGTAGAATAATCAATAAATCTCTCTTATTTGTCTTTTACATTACCTAAAAGGATAAAGTTCTTATCCTTTTCTACTGAGATGACGGTCGTATACTCTATGCACCAACAGCAAAAGTTTTCAAAGTTTTTTCGAAATGATAGTCTCTTTTAGAGTCCCTAGTAAAAATTACGGCTTAATATTGTTATTGAAATATGTAAAAATCACCATAAATTCAGATAGATCGTCAATATATTAAAGATAAGTCTTAATCCTCAAAGTTATCAAAACAACCCAAACCCAAAAAATGTAGAAAATACATTTTAAACAAACAAAAAACTCCTTTTTAGTTCAATTCGAAAGGGGGCTGAAACAGGTGGATAACAATCTATATTGGGTACAAATCAATAAAAAAGATTATAAAAATTTATGAGCACGCATTAATTATACGAACAAACATTTTAATACTTCGTCAGGTATAGAAAAATGGAAATTTTAAACCTAGCTAAACCTGTTGAGATTAAGAATGTAAAAAAGACTAACAGAAAGTTGAAAAAATGGTAAGAAAAAAGAAAGCTTTACAGTAGGCATAAATAAACGAATAAATACCCGAACAAATCATTTCATTTTAATATCTTTTCTGAAATTGAAAAACAATGCTTAAAAACGCTTACAGCTTATTGTCGTAACATCCCCCAAAATACGCCTAAATTTTGTAACATAATATTTGTATTATTAAATTGTTCGCGGAAAATCTTTATTTGCGGAAATTTTTAAAGAGAGCATTTTTCCCTACCTCTCAAGAAAATTTCTAATATATTTAAAGTGCTTTTTCTGTAAAAATTTCTTCATAAAGACTCCCAATTGCTTTCGCCTCTTTTTCCAGAGGAAAATGCGCACGAACATGGTCTAAAGCCTTTTGCCCTGCTGCTAATGTTTTGTTCAAATCAGCAAAATACGATTCAATTGCTGTCGTTAAAGCTTCTCCATCGTCTACTGGAACAACCGTTCCGGTCCCTTCTACCACCAATTCTTTAAAAATTCCAACATCACTCGTCACTACAGCAGTTTGTGAAGCCATTGCCTCCAATGGCGTTAAACCAAAACCTTCCATACGAGAAGGTGCCACATAAAGCGATAAACGACGATACCACACGGGTGTATTCAACACCTCACCAAGAAAAATAATGCGTTCACTCAAACCGGCTTCAGTAATTTTTTGTCGCAATTTTTTTTCAAAATTATAATGTTGTTCTGTCGTACGACCAGCAATAAATGCTGTCCATTCAGGATAGCGGGGTAATAATGCTATCATTGCATCCACAAACAAATCAACACCCTTTAAGTAACGCACACGCCCAAAACACCCCACGGCATACTTTCCAGGAAATCCTGATGAAGCAAAGTAATCATCAATCGCCTTTGGTGGAGAAAAGCGCTTCACATCCACTCCATGCATAATCACCTGATAAGGCACCTCTAAGTAGGATCCCGTACATGCACTGGTTGCAATCACCTTATCCATACGACGCAGTAACCATTTAGTAAAAGATTTATGATGGCGCCTAGATGCTGATGTAAAGACGAGTTTTAACTTCATCCGCAACACATCGCGCAGCAAGACTCCACAAAGCATTTCAATATTGCGTCGTGCATGCCAAATACGAAAGGGCTTACCCTCTGGACTCTTCCAAAGTCCCAAAAGATCTTTAAAAGCAAGAGTTGGCAAATCTTTCGGTAATCCAAACCCAAAAGTGGATATACACACACCTTGCTTGCGCTGTAATGGAATAAGCTGAACGACTGTAGATGTCACCCCCGATAACCGCTTTTTAAAGTGAGGAGCAATAATCTCAGTCTCTTTTAAAGACATACGCATATTCGTTTAGATATACTGAACCTTAATAATTTCATAATTATGTGCTCCCCCCGGTGCAATCACTTCAATCACATCGCCCTCTCGTTTACCAATGAGAGCACGTGCAATAGGTGAAGAAATAGAGATTTTACCAGTTTTTACATCAGCCTCTTGATCACCAACGATTTGGTAAATTTTTTTCTCTTCAGTATCCTCATCCAAAAGTTTAATAGTCGCTCCAAACTTAATTTGGTCACCTGAAAGACGCGAAACATTAATAACTTCTGCCCGAGCAATATAATCTTCAAGCTCGTTAATACGCCCTTCATTATGACTTTGCGCCTCTTTAGCAGCATGATATTCAGCATTTTCCGATAGATCACCATGCGCACGCGCCTCAGAAATCGCTTCAATAATGCGCGGACGTTCCTCTTGTTGACGCCAACGCAACTCTTCTTTAAGATTCTCAAAACCAGCTGTAGTCATCGGAACTTTTTTCATAACGCGTCCCTTTCTGTTACATAGAAGGATCAATAAAAACATAAAAAACGGCTTCCAAAATCACTTTTGGAATCCGAAAACCACAATTCTATATATTATATAGTACAGCACCCCTCTTTTCCATATAAAAATAAAAAGGAAAACAAAGCATTCAACAATTTTGTTGAGCAAACTTCAATAATGAGGACATTTAAAATATTCAACGAAACATCCTATAATAGAAGAAATAATTGTAATTTTTTTTATTTTATCATAGTCTAACAAAAGAGATCTTATATGAAAAGAGAAGGAAGAGAAATCTCGAGAGGAATCTTCTGTGGAAAAATGAAAAATTTGGTAATTTTTTTTGTGTTTAGCTCTCTCCTTCTAAACACAAGTGTCTCTGGAGCTATCGGTGCTTTTGTCACAAGCAATCTTAATTTTAGAACGGGACCAAGTACGCAACATACACTTCGTGGTTTAATTCCTGCAGGAACATTGATCTTTGTCCAAACCTGTAGAGGAAACTGGTGCCATATACAATATAACACTCAAACAGGCTGGGTATCATCACGCTATCTCTCCTTTAAAGATGGTGATGATCTTTACCGCACATATGCAAGACTTCCTGTTACAAATTGCCATATGGACAATCTCACTATCCATAGCAATGGCAGTGAACATCATCATAGTATAAATGACAAAAGCAATACAAAGAACCTCAACTGTCATGATGCTAAAAAAGCAAAAAGAAACGCTTTAGAGAACGAAGAAAATGTTCTATGAAAGATTTAACAAGCGAGAATCCCCCCTCAACAACGCTTTGTCGTTATCTCGATCAAATCTTGGTGAATATAATATTCCCTGAAAAGCATATGCCTTTCTCTCTCAAAGGAAGCAATAATGAAAAATGGTGTTACAGCAACAGTTGAGGCTCTTTCCAGACTCATTGCTTCAGGAAATCCTCTTTTTAAGAATGGTGTATTATGGACACCTCACCGCCCTGTTCGTCCTGAAAAATCTGAAGGTGGCATTTCCTTTCAACTCGAAACGTCCTTTGAACCAGCAGGAGATCAACCCAAAGCAATTAAAACTCTGGTTGAAGGAATTGAAAAGGGTGAACGTACACAAGTCCTTTTGGGCGTTACCGGATCGGGGAAAACCTATACTATGGCCAAAATCATTGAAAAAACACAACGTCCGGCCCTGATCTTAGCGCCCAATAAAACTCTTGCAGCCCAACTTTACGGAGAATTTAAAAGCTTTTTTCCCCACAATGCTGTAGAATATTTTGTTTCCTATTATGACTACTATCAGCCAGAAGCCTATGTGGCACGCTCTGACACTTATATTGAAAAAGAATCCTCTATTAATGAACAAATTGATCGTATGCGCCATGCCGCAACACGTGCTGTCCTTGAACGTGATGACGTCATTATTGTTGCATCTGTATCGTGTATCTACGGGATTGGTTCGGTAGAAACCTATACTGCGATGACCTTTACAATAGAAAAAGGTGATCGGCTTGATCAACGGCAATTATTGGCCGATTTAGTTGCCCAACATTACCGTCGACAAGATATCAATTTCATTCGTGGTTCCTTTCGTGTTCGAGGAGATACAATTGAAATCTTCCCTGCCCACCTCGAAGATCGTGCTTGGCGTATTTCGCTGTTTGGCGATGAAGTAGAAACAATTACTGAATTTGATCCTCTCACAGGTCAAAAAACAGGTGCTCTTCAATCTATTAAAATTTATGCCAACTCACACTATGTAACACCACGCCCAACACTCAATCAAGCAATGAAATCAATTAAAACAGAACTCATTCAACGCCTCGATGAATTGAACGCAGCGGGGCGTCTTTTAGAGGCACAGCGTTTGGAACAACGTACAATTTTTGATTTAGAAATGTTAGAAACCACCGGCTCATGTGCGGGAATTGAAAATTATTCACGCTATTTAACAGGACGAAAACCCGGTGAACCACCACCAACCTTGTTCGAGTATATTCCAAACAATGCCCTTGTTTTTATCGATGAAAGCCATGTAACAATTCCGCAAATTGGTGGCATGTACAGAGGTGACTTTCGGAGAAAAGCGACCTTAGCAGAATATGGTTTTCGCCTTCCCTCTTGTATGGACAATCGTCCACTACGCTTTGAAGAATGGGATGCCATGCGTCCGCAAACGATTGCCGTCTCTGCAACACCAGGTCGCTGGGAAATGGAACAATCTCACGGCATTTTTGCGGAACAAATTATTCGCCCAACAGGGCTTGTTGATCCACCAACAGAAGTCCGCAAAGCCAAAAATCAAGTAGATGATGTTATGAATGAAATTCATAAAACAATCCAAAAAGGCTACCGTACACTGGTAACTGTCCTCACCAAGCGTATGGCCGAGGATTTAACGGAATATCTCCACGAACAAGGTATCCGCGTCCGCTATATGCACTCCGATATTGATACATTAGAACGTATTGAAATTCTACGAGATCTTCGGCTTGGCACTTTTGATGTCTTAATCGGTATCAATCTATTGCGAGAAGGTTTAGATATCCCAGAATGTGGTTTTGTCGCTATTTTAGATGCCGACAAAGAGGGTTTTTTGCGCTCAGAAACTTCTCTCATACAAACCATCGGACGCGCAGCACGCAACGTCGATGGCCGTGTTATCCTCTATGCGGATACAATCACCGGTTCTATAGAACGCGCCTTGCAGGAGACACAAAGACGTCGACAAAAACAAATCGCTCACAACAAAGAGCACCATATCACACCGACCAGTATCAAAAAAAATATCGCAGATATTCTCAATTCAGGCGATGGAAACGACCCTATTCAGACAAATATTCCTGATTTCATCGAGAAAAACAAAATGGTTGGCAACAATTTAGCACTCCATATTCAACATCTCGAAAAATCAATGCATGAAGCAGCTGCTGATCTTAACTTTGAAGAAGCCGCGCGACTTCGTGATGAAATCAAACACTTACAAAAAATCGAACTAGCGATTGCCAATGATCCCTTACCACATCATAGCGAACAATCTACCCACGAACCCATGCTACAACAAAGCCTTTTTTCCAAACCAGACCTTAACCATATGGGACCAACGATAGATACTGGTATTTTGGAAAATCGAAAAGGAAAACGAAAATCTCATTCCCCTCTAACAAAGCGAAAATAAAAAAACGTCTAGCAAACCAGCAAAAAGTTTCAAAGCACTAAAAAGAAGCTTTTATTCTTTTGAAAAAACAACTAAAGACCAAAAAAAAGAGCGTTATCTTTAAAAAGATAACCTCAAACATCAAGAATGCTCCGATTTGTCTCAAAAAATATAAGAGAGAGCATTTGCCAAAAAACACTTCAACTGATTAACTTTTAACACAATTTTTCTTTCTCCAACAGCTTATGCAAAAGCTCTAAAACTGTAAAAATGTGCCAAAAATACTTCCAGAAACTAAATGAGCACAAAAAATTAATGAGAGAATTTTTCTCATATATCAAAAAAATCCCCATACGTTATATATCTCAGTTTGCGTAATCTCTGAAACCAGTAAACAACCTAATTTAGAGAAAATATGAAGTTTTAAAGATGAAAACCACTCACCATTTTTACAATTTCCTTTTAGTTCAGCTTTACGAGTTCCAAAACTATACAAAGCAAAATCTTTTAAATAATGCAGATTACGCATTGCTTCATACTTTTGTTTCTCACATTCTTTAATGGGATCACAACCCTTATGCAAAACAGATCGCCACCCAGTTGCACATTCACGCACTTGCTTTAAAGAGACATTTCTTAAAACATCCAAGCCCATTTCACGACGGCACCGGTAAATGATATAGTGTGAAAGCCATTGAGCATCACCATCTTTACGCTTATGAAGCATGCAATCCGGCCTCATCATTATATTACCAACCCCCAATGTTGCAACAGCCCTTGATATTGAGACGATTCATAAGAAGCATTTTTACTCCTTTTTTAGAGTTTTTTACCCACATGACAGCTCTGCTTGGTGGCATGCAGAAACATAGTTTTGATTGATTAAACATAAGATAAGAGAATCTTACAATATTCGGGGAATAATTCAACATGAAAAACGATAAATTATCGTTATCAATCAATATCTTGTAGTATCTCATACACCACAGACATTGTCTATACGATCATAATAGCGAAAGATCATCAACCCTATAAAAGCAAACAAAAAGGACAAAGCTCCATAGTGCAAAGAAACAAAGCAATATTTTATCACCATTTCATAATCCTATAATGAGAAAAATGAGAGTCTTTGTTTATGCTCATACTATCGATGCGATCTAAGATCAAAAGATATAAATAAGTATTGTTCAATGTAGAACTTACATCCATAGTAAAAATAAAGTGCTCTTAATCCACGTTTATAAATAAATTAAGCGAAGAAAAGTATAATGTTTAAAATCAAATTTTTGACATGATATTATTCTATGATTTCACGCTATATATTTTAACTAAAGAGCTTTTTATTCGTTTTGTAAAAATAAATAAATTCTAAATTTGTTCAGGTTCTATTCAGTTTGGTCCGTGTAAGATACGAAAAAATGCGAATTTATATAAGGAGTGTTGCTATGCAAAAAGCAATCAAACTAGCGGTATTATCAGCAATGTCAACGGCAACTGTTTTGATATCACTGGGTACAACACGTGCGGATATGGCATCCTTTCATAGTGAATCTGTCACAAGAAGAATAGAGAACATGCGAAAGGAAATGGATCATTCGATGAAAAGAATGAAGTCCGAAACGCGTTTCCCTTCTAACGACTTTAGAATCCGTTCTGAGGACTATAGCTCTCGTTCAACTCTTAAGAGATATCATCCCTCTTATGATTCTAAGAAATATCATCATGTGGATCATAAAAGGAGAGAAAAAAGCCATCGTTACGTTGAACGTGAGACATATCATTATGTTGAACGCGAAAAGACAAAATATCGTAATGTTTATGTGAATCGCGATAACTCAGGAGATACTTTAGCCGCGGGTGTTCTTGGCCTTGCAGCGGGTGCTATTTTGGGTAATATTTTGAAACAACCAGCGCAGCCTCAAGTTATCTATCAAATACCACCACAAAATCAGGTGGTTTATCAAGTACAGGAAAGTGTGGAATATCTACCATTAGAGCAAACTTCGAAAGCTCAATGGCTTGAATATTGCACAAAAAATTACCGTTCATTCAATCCTAAAACAGGAACTTTTAGAGGATATGATGGTCTAGATCATGTCTGCTATGCTCCGGTGAATTGAATGAACCCAATAAAATGAAATGAACACTGAAAAAGCCCGCTCTAAAGCGGGTTTTTGATGTATCTATCCCTTAAATTTCTTGAAGAAAAGGATTGTTTTGACGTTCATAGCCTATGCGACTTCCTGGACCATGGCCGCAAATGAAACAAACACCATCACCCAA is part of the Bartonella machadoae genome and harbors:
- the trxB gene encoding thioredoxin-disulfide reductase, with product MAQSHIRLLILGSGPAGYTAAIYAARAMLKPVVVTGLQQGGQLTITTDVENYPGFADPIQGPWLMEQMAKQAENMGTEIVYDSITKADLLKYPFILYGDSGTQYCCDALIIATGAKARWLGLESEQTFMGGGVSACATCDGFFYRGKDVIVVGGGNTAIEEALYLSHLVKSVSVVHRRNYFRAEKILQDRLLACDNVRVLWDHVVEEIVGLPAQDSRGAVVTGARLKNVKTGQEMKVNAEGIFIAIGHDPAVSLFEGQLKQKRGGYLWTVPDSTATSIAGVFAAGDVTDEVFRQAITAAGRGCMAALEAERFLDLQA
- the uvrB gene encoding excinuclease ABC subunit UvrB, whose translation is MKNGVTATVEALSRLIASGNPLFKNGVLWTPHRPVRPEKSEGGISFQLETSFEPAGDQPKAIKTLVEGIEKGERTQVLLGVTGSGKTYTMAKIIEKTQRPALILAPNKTLAAQLYGEFKSFFPHNAVEYFVSYYDYYQPEAYVARSDTYIEKESSINEQIDRMRHAATRAVLERDDVIIVASVSCIYGIGSVETYTAMTFTIEKGDRLDQRQLLADLVAQHYRRQDINFIRGSFRVRGDTIEIFPAHLEDRAWRISLFGDEVETITEFDPLTGQKTGALQSIKIYANSHYVTPRPTLNQAMKSIKTELIQRLDELNAAGRLLEAQRLEQRTIFDLEMLETTGSCAGIENYSRYLTGRKPGEPPPTLFEYIPNNALVFIDESHVTIPQIGGMYRGDFRRKATLAEYGFRLPSCMDNRPLRFEEWDAMRPQTIAVSATPGRWEMEQSHGIFAEQIIRPTGLVDPPTEVRKAKNQVDDVMNEIHKTIQKGYRTLVTVLTKRMAEDLTEYLHEQGIRVRYMHSDIDTLERIEILRDLRLGTFDVLIGINLLREGLDIPECGFVAILDADKEGFLRSETSLIQTIGRAARNVDGRVILYADTITGSIERALQETQRRRQKQIAHNKEHHITPTSIKKNIADILNSGDGNDPIQTNIPDFIEKNKMVGNNLALHIQHLEKSMHEAAADLNFEEAARLRDEIKHLQKIELAIANDPLPHHSEQSTHEPMLQQSLFSKPDLNHMGPTIDTGILENRKGKRKSHSPLTKRK
- a CDS encoding BA14K family protein, translated to MQKAIKLAVLSAMSTATVLISLGTTRADMASFHSESVTRRIENMRKEMDHSMKRMKSETRFPSNDFRIRSEDYSSRSTLKRYHPSYDSKKYHHVDHKRREKSHRYVERETYHYVEREKTKYRNVYVNRDNSGDTLAAGVLGLAAGAILGNILKQPAQPQVIYQIPPQNQVVYQVQESVEYLPLEQTSKAQWLEYCTKNYRSFNPKTGTFRGYDGLDHVCYAPVN
- the greA gene encoding transcription elongation factor GreA, which translates into the protein MKKVPMTTAGFENLKEELRWRQQEERPRIIEAISEARAHGDLSENAEYHAAKEAQSHNEGRINELEDYIARAEVINVSRLSGDQIKFGATIKLLDEDTEEKKIYQIVGDQEADVKTGKISISSPIARALIGKREGDVIEVIAPGGAHNYEIIKVQYI
- a CDS encoding LysR family transcriptional regulator, producing MTSPLDWDKLRVFHAAAEAGSFTHAAQKLHLSQSAISRQVSALEQEVGVSLFQRHARGLILTEQGEILYRTTHDVLMKLESARSQLSESCEKPTGSLRITSTFGMGAGWLVDRMPEFLSLYPDIQVQLLFDDKELDLTMREADCAVRLHQPQQPDLIQRKLFTIHMHVYASKNYIENYGKPETLSELDAHRIISFGEPVPSYLSGLNWLEKAGRSDGSLRFSVLRINNIISIKNAIMCDLGIAVLPDYIVNNDERLVRLFPDMVDIPSFDTFFCYPYALKNLAKLKAFRDYIFLKARQWSF
- a CDS encoding TrkH family potassium uptake protein, producing the protein MLLPILVDLHDRNHNWVSFLYSCAIITILATLILLATKGATCRFSARLGFMLTVCLWLTGSVVGALPLYLSPLPISLAGAIFESVSGITTTGSTVLTGLDNFPRSILLWRSLICWIGGIGFIGLALLLLPSLRVGGVRLFHMESSDKSEKILPRINQIANGIIIAYIGLTLACILSYFAAGMSLFDAINHAMSTVATAGFSTHDASFGYFSDKPAILIVSTIFMLLSALPFVLYVKLVLPGHSKRFIDPQVIVFLNIVFLFSLALATWLHFHDHRAFYWIFLDVIFHLTSIISTTGYSAEDYQLWGSFALGIFFIISFTGGCAGSTSGGMKINRLIILWRLTQANIEKLIAPNIVVKAHYDNANISSDVAKAVLFFVSLYMFCLVIGTAFLLTTGLDFTSAFTGVLTALSNVGPGFGDIIGPAGNFSTINDNALWILSFLMLAGRLEIITIFVLFIPAFWREQF
- a CDS encoding glycosyltransferase family 4 protein, translated to MRMSLKETEIIAPHFKKRLSGVTSTVVQLIPLQRKQGVCISTFGFGLPKDLPTLAFKDLLGLWKSPEGKPFRIWHARRNIEMLCGVLLRDVLRMKLKLVFTSASRRHHKSFTKWLLRRMDKVIATSACTGSYLEVPYQVIMHGVDVKRFSPPKAIDDYFASSGFPGKYAVGCFGRVRYLKGVDLFVDAMIALLPRYPEWTAFIAGRTTEQHYNFEKKLRQKITEAGLSERIIFLGEVLNTPVWYRRLSLYVAPSRMEGFGLTPLEAMASQTAVVTSDVGIFKELVVEGTGTVVPVDDGEALTTAIESYFADLNKTLAAGQKALDHVRAHFPLEKEAKAIGSLYEEIFTEKAL